The proteins below are encoded in one region of Cyclopterus lumpus isolate fCycLum1 chromosome 8, fCycLum1.pri, whole genome shotgun sequence:
- the LOC117734927 gene encoding paralemmin-2-like, translating into MDEAEKYQQRLQAIAERRRRQEEEERLARETEEERLKTAQEKRKHLREQWLSEAPPPVVDEPATGERTESQKTPEEEEEEEAAGTRSEERASREENKESAVRTHNKAGTAEDAQQVNKEADNLFSVQMAQRMFHESGQEGRSVLGMLAVQVERDPKTGATVVRSVAPVSTPAGVPPPTAVFDDGRKSIHAVGGSGSELSTKELGQILSIVDGVGMTALLDDFQAGAESVDAGGAPEGQVVSFSSRRGSSKEDSAHFACSGGHDLEAELGIEERFASMGHKEDKKEDGSTTAVGDIAGEVGEVEDLRLEEGPVTLVFLGYTDEDQGDGREENGGMLIAERVIITEEGEEHVLGPETPASPLEGKESRVFQDIPLDGNGAGVEVRGEEGGNGRQDSSSPSKATSKSKSCQCCSVM; encoded by the exons ATGGACGAGGCAGAGAAGTACCAACAAAGGCTGCAAGCCATCGCG gaGAGGCGTCGgaggcaggaagaagaggagaggctgGCGAGGGAGACTGAGGAGGAGCGGTTGAAGACGGCCCAGGAAAAG AGGAAGCACTTGAGGGAGCAGTGGCTGAGTGAGGCGCCCCCCCCCGTCGTCGACGAGCCCGCGACAGG GGAGCGAACCGAAAGTCAAAAGAcgcccgaggaggaggaggaggaggaagcagctgGCACCAGAAGCGAGGAGCGGGCCtccagagaagaaaacaaagaatcTGCAGTCAGAACACACAACAAG GCTGGCACTGCCGAGGACGCGCAACAAG tgaaCAAAGAGGCCGACAATCTCTTCTCCGTACAAATGGCCCAAAGGATGTTTCATGAAAGCGGGCAAGAAGGCCGATCAG TGCTGGGAATGTTGGCGGTGCAGGTCGAGAGAGACCCCAAGACGGGCGCCACCGTCGTCAGGTCGGTGGCGCCCGTGTCCACGCCGGCCGGCGTGCCACCGCCAACCGCCGTCTTCGACGACGGCAGGAAGAGCATCCATGCCGTCGGCGGATCGGGAAGTGAACTCTCGACCAAAGAGCTCGGGCAGATCCTGAGCATCGTCGACGGCGTCGGGATGACGGCGCTGCTAGACGACTTCCAGGCCGGGGCGGAGAGTGTCGATGCCGGCGGAGCTCCGGAGGGACAAGTCGTGTCTTTTTCTTCCCGGCGTGGCTCGTCAAAGGAGGATAGTGCACACTTTGCCTGCTCTGGAGGCCACGACTTGGAGGCTGAGCTGGGGATAGAGGAGCGCTTTGCAAGTATGGGACACAAGGAGGATAAAAAAGAGGACGGGAGCACCACAGCGGTCGGAGACATCGCAGGAGAAGTGGGCGAGGTGGAAGATCTGAGGTTGGAGGAAGGCCCGGTCACTCTCGTGTTCCTGGGTTACACGGACGAAGACCAGGGAGACGGCCGGGAGGAAAACGGTGGCATGCTCATCGCAGAGCGCGTCATCATCACCGAGGAGGGAGAAGAACACGTTTTGGGGCCTGAAACGCCGGCTTCGCCTCTGGAAGGGAAAGAGTCCCGGGTGTTTCAGGACATCCCCCTGGACGGAAACGGGGCAGGAGTGGAAGTCCGGGGAGAGGAAGGTGGTAATGGGCGGCAGGACTCCTCTTCACCCAGTAAAGCCACTTCCAAGAGCAAGAGCTGTCAGTGTTGCTCTGTGATGTAA